A stretch of the Strigops habroptila isolate Jane chromosome 15, bStrHab1.2.pri, whole genome shotgun sequence genome encodes the following:
- the RXRA gene encoding retinoic acid receptor RXR-alpha, protein MDTKHFLPLDFSNQVNSSSLNSPTSRGPMATPSLHPSIGPGIGSSLGSPGQLHSPISTLSSPINGMGPPFSVISSPMGPHSMSVPSTPSLGFGTSSPQLNSPMNSVSSTEDIKPPLGLNGVLKVPAHPSGTMASFTKHICAICGDRSSGKHYGVYSCEGCKGFFKRTVRKDLTYTCRDNKDCLIDKRQRNRCQYCRYQKCLAMGMKREAVQEERQRGKDRNENEVESTSSANEDMPVEKILEAELAVEPKTETYIEANMGLTPSSPNDPVTNICQAADKQLFTLVEWAKRIPHFSELPLDDQVILLRAGWNELLIASFSHRSIAVKDGILLATGLHVHRNSAHSAGVGAIFDRVLTELVSKMRDMQMDKTELGCLRAIVLFNPDSKGLSNPAEVEALREKVYASLEAYCKHKYPDQPGRFAKLLLRLPALRSIGLKCLEHLFFFKLIGDTPIDTFLMEMLEAPHQMT, encoded by the exons ATTTCTCCAACCAAGTCAATTCCTCGTCCCTGAACTCTCCCACAAGCCGGGGGCCCATGgccaccccatccctgcacccGTCCATCGGGCCGGGCATCGGTTCCTCGCTGGGCTCCCCGGGCCAGCTCCACTCGCCCATCAGCACCCTGAGCTCGCCCATCAATGGCATGGGACCTCCGTTCTCCGTCATCAGCTCCCCCATGGGCCCGCACTCGATGTCCGTCCCCTCCACACCCAGCCTGGGATTCGGCACCAGCAGCCCACAG CTCAACTCGCCCATGAACTCCGtcagcagcacagaagacaTTAAGCCCCCCCTGGGGCTCAACGGAGTCCTCAAAGTGCCAGCACATCCCTCAGGAACGATGGCCTCCTTCACCAAGCACATATGTGCCATCTGCGGGGACAGATCTTCAG GAAAGCATTACGGGGTTTACAGCTGTGAGGGCTGCAAAGGCTTCTTCAAGCGCACGGTGCGGAAGGACCTGACCTACACGTGCCGCGACAACAAGGACTGCCTGATCGACAAGCGCCAGCGCAACCGCTGCCAGTACTGCCGCTACCAGAAGTGTCTTGCCATGGGCATGAAGCGAGAAG CCGTCCAAGAGGAGAGGCAGCGGGGCAAGGACCGCAACGAGAACGAGGTGGAGTCGACAAGCAGCGCCAACGAGGACATGCCCGTGGAGAAGATCTTGGAGGCTGAACTCGCGGTGGAGCCAAAGACAGAGACGTACATCGAAGCAAACATGGGCTTGACGCCGAGCTCG CCCAATGACCCGGTGACAAACATATGCCAGGCAGCAGACAAACAGCTCTTCACCCTGGTGGAGTGGGCCAAGAGGATCCCCCACTTCTCGGAGCTGCCCCTGGACGACCAGGTCATCTTGCTTAGAGCAG GGTGGAACGAGCTCCTAATCGCCTCCTTCTCCCACCGCTCCATAGCCGTGAAAGACGGGATCCTGCTTGCCACCGGGCTGCACGTGCACCGGAACAGCGCGCACAGCGCCGGCGTCGGGGCCATCTTCGATAG AGTACTGACAGAACTCGTGTCAAAAATGCGAGACATGCAGATGGACAAGACAGAGCTAGGCTGCCTGCGAGCCATTGTCCTCTTCAACCCCG ACTCAAAAGGTCTCTCCAACCCAGCTGAGGTGGAGGCGTTGCGGGAGAAGGTGTACGCGTCGCTGGAGGCTTACTGCAAACACAAGTACCCCGACCAGCCCGGGAG GTTCGCCAAGCTCCTGCTGCGTCTCCCAGCCCTCCGGTCCATCGGCCTCAaatgcctggagcacctcttcttCTTCAAGCTAATAGGCGACACGCCGATCGACACCTTCTTGATGGAAATGCTGGAAGCACCTCACCAAATGACTTAG